The Danio rerio strain Tuebingen ecotype United States chromosome 1, GRCz12tu, whole genome shotgun sequence genome includes a region encoding these proteins:
- the LOC141375137 gene encoding uncharacterized protein: MMDSEDIYENIQCGDFQDSTGPQTQNHNQDEEKDREHGRCRCVMVLLVFVGFICALLLLFITLQHISITAERELLKTYKNTVEELNHTISSLQHDNTDLETDKHQLEEKYNSLSLGKHQLETKYNSLSLEKHQLEDKYNSLSLKKHQLETSVDDLSAQKSQLQNNSNSLSQKKLELENRVTSLSDELKKARSKQGWFFTEEKSWSESRQFCRNRGAELVIIKSEVKQRVISSLVKEDVWIGLSDTETEGTMKWVDNSPMNQGFWARGEPNNYLNLDEDCVEVRISQGIPNNWNDLRCSDRRKGICEK, translated from the exons ATGATGGATTCAGAGGACATTTATGAAAATATTCAGTGTGGAGATTTTCAGGACTCGACTGGACCTCAAACACAAAATCACAACCAGGATGAAGAAAAAGATCGAGAACACG gaAGATGCAGATGTGTGATGGTGTTGTTGGTGTTTGTGGGGTTCAtctgtgctcttctgctgctcttCATCACACTGCAGCACATCAGCATCACAGCAGAGAGAGAGCTGTTAAAGACTTACAAGAACACAGTTGAAGAGCTCAATCACACCATCAGCAGCTTACAGCACGACAACACTGATCTGGAGACTGACAAACACCAGCTGGAAGAAAAATACAACTCTCTGAGTCTGGGGAAACACCAGCTGGAGACCAAATACAACTCTCTGAGTCTGGAGAAACACCAGCTGGAGGACAAATACAACTCTCTGAGTCTGAAGAAACACCAGCTGGAGACCAGCGTCGATGATCTCAGTGCTCAGAAGAGCCAGTTACAGAACAACTCTAACTCTCTGAGTCAGAAGAAACTGGAGCTGGAGAACAGAGTCACGTCACTGAGTGATGAACTGAAGAAGGCTCGCTCTAAACAAG gttGGTTTTTCACTGAGGAGAAGAGCTGGTCTGAGAGCAGGCAGTTCTGCAGGAATCGTGGAGCTGAACTGGTCATTATTAAGAGTGAAGTGAAGCAG AGGGTCATATCGTCATTAGTAAAGGAGGATGTGTGGATTGGTTTGTCTGACACAGAGACTGAAGGCACCATGAAGTGGGTGGATAACTCACCAATGAATCAAGG gttttggGCTAGAGGTGAGCCGAATAACTACCTGAATCTGGACGAGGACTGTGTTGAAGTGAGAATTTCACAAGGCATCCCGAATAACTGGAATGACCTCCGATGCTCAGATAGAAGAAAAGGGATTTGTGAGAAATAA